One window from the genome of Andrena cerasifolii isolate SP2316 chromosome 3, iyAndCera1_principal, whole genome shotgun sequence encodes:
- the LOC143367131 gene encoding uncharacterized protein LOC143367131, protein MDKLDKLMEVVLAVKKDMEELGKDNRDLRQGMLNLKDEWKRRDEIWEKERMEMRERIEVLEAKKKTGGAKKKGRS, encoded by the coding sequence ATGGATAAATTAGACAAATTGATGGAAGTTGTGCTAGCAGTTAAGAAAGACATGGAAGAGCTGGGAAAAGATAATAGAGATTTGCGGCAAGGAATGTTGAATCTGAAGGACGAGTGGAAGAGGAGGGATGAGATATGGGAGAAGGAAAGGAtggaaatgagagaaagaatagAAGTACTGGAGGCCAAGAAGAAGACTGGAGGGgctaaaaagaaaggaagaagttag